Below is a genomic region from Citrobacter telavivensis.
CAGTGCGGAAGAAAACTTCGGCCGCCTGCTGCGCGAAGACTTTGCCGCCTTGCGCGATGAGCTGATCGTCTCGACCAAAGCCGGTTACGATATGTGGCCAGGCCCCTATGGTTCCGGCGGCTCGCGGAAATATCTCCTCGCCAGCCTCGATCAGAGCCTGAAGCGTATGGGACTGGATTACGTCGATATTTTCTATTCTCACCGCGTAGATGAGAACACACCGATGGAAGAAACGGCGTCCGCGCTGGCTCACGCCGTACAAAGTGGTAAAGCGCTGTATGTCGGCATTTCGTCTTACTCGCCGGAGCGAACGCAAAAAATGGCTGAGCTTTTGCGCGAGTGGAAAATCCCGCTGCTGATCCATCAGCCTTCTTACAATCTGCTGAACCGCTGGGTAGATAAAAGCGGTTTGCTGGATACGTTAAAAGCCAACGGTGTCGGCTGTATCGCCTTTACACCACTGGCACAGGGGTTGCTCACCGGGAAGTATTTGAACGGCATCCCGGACGGCTCACGTATGCAGCGCGAAGGGAAGAAAGTACGTGGTCTGACGGAGAATATGCTGACGGAAGCGAACCTCAGCAGTCTGCGTCTGCTTAATGAGATGGCGCAACAGCGCGGTCAGTCAATGGCGCAAATGGCGCTCAGTTGGCTGTTGAAAGACGATCGCGTCACCTCGGTATTGATTGGCGCAAGCCGCCCGGAACAACTAGAAGAAAACGCTCAGGCGCTGAAAAATCTGTCGTTCACTGCTGAAGAGCTGGCGCAGATTGATAAGCATGTCGCTGACGGTGAACTGAACCTCTGGCAGGCGTCGTCCGATAAGTAACGCGCAGTGCCGGGTAGCGACAGCGGCTACCCGGCCTGTTCAGTCAGTGCTTATGGCGGGTTAACCTGTCGAGATAGCCCATCACAAACGCCGACAAGACGAAGGTGAGATGGATAATGACGTACCACATCAGCTTGTTATCCGGCACGTTCTTCGCGTCCATAAATACGCGCAGCAGATGAATGGAAGAGATAGCGACAATCGAGGCCGCGACTTTGTTTTTCAGTGAGGTCGCATCCATCTTCCCCAGCCAGTTCAGCTTTTCCCGCCCTTCGGAGATATCCAGTTGCGAGACGAAATTCTCATAGCCAGAAAACATCACCATCACCAGCAGTCCGCCGACCAGGGTCATATCCACCAGCGACAGCAGCACCAGAATCAGGTCAGCTTCTGCCATCGAAAAGATATTGGGCAGCACATGAAAAATCTCCTGAAAGAATTTCAGCGCCAGCGCAACCAGTGCCAGTGACAAACCAAAGTAAACCGGGGCCAGCAGCCAACGAGACGCGTACATGGTGTTTTCGAGAAAGCGTTCCATAATTTCCTGTGATGTAGCAAAAACCGGGCGACAGTATATCCCAACTGTGCAACATCAGATCAACATCCCCGTCAAACTTCGTCGGGATTGATCCACGGGCGCTGATACTCAGGCCACACCAGCGCTACCAGTGACGGATACGCCTCGACGCTAAACTCCCGGAAACACTGGCGTAAGTTGAGTACGTCGAGATCGGAATGGGGAACTTTTTCACCGT
It encodes:
- the mgrA gene encoding L-glyceraldehyde 3-phosphate reductase — protein: MSWNASPDRYENMQYRYCGKSGLRLPALSLGLWHSFGHVQALDSQRALLRKAFDLGITHFDLANNYGPPPGSAEENFGRLLREDFAALRDELIVSTKAGYDMWPGPYGSGGSRKYLLASLDQSLKRMGLDYVDIFYSHRVDENTPMEETASALAHAVQSGKALYVGISSYSPERTQKMAELLREWKIPLLIHQPSYNLLNRWVDKSGLLDTLKANGVGCIAFTPLAQGLLTGKYLNGIPDGSRMQREGKKVRGLTENMLTEANLSSLRLLNEMAQQRGQSMAQMALSWLLKDDRVTSVLIGASRPEQLEENAQALKNLSFTAEELAQIDKHVADGELNLWQASSDK
- a CDS encoding TIGR00645 family protein; translated protein: MERFLENTMYASRWLLAPVYFGLSLALVALALKFFQEIFHVLPNIFSMAEADLILVLLSLVDMTLVGGLLVMVMFSGYENFVSQLDISEGREKLNWLGKMDATSLKNKVAASIVAISSIHLLRVFMDAKNVPDNKLMWYVIIHLTFVLSAFVMGYLDRLTRHKH